The DNA segment ATCTGGCCTCCGCCCCTTGCCGGAAAGCATCTCCGATTTCCTGTTGAGTTCGGGCTTCGACAGCCTCCTCGAGCAGTTCGCCCACATCGAGATCAACGGCATAGCTCACGGCAGAGGACGCGAGCATCCACCGGCCTCGAAGGTTGCCATCGAGTCGATGCCCACCATAGAGATCATGGATGGCCATATCGAGAAAGGCTGCCGTTGCGCCGTTTGCACGGATGCCTTCGAGCTCGGAACCGAGGCCCGGGAGATGCCCTGCAAGCACATCTACCATCAAGATTGCATTTTGCCGTGGCTTTCGCTCCACAACTCATGCCCTGTCTGCCGGCACGAAATGCCCACGGATGTGCAAGGCCAGGGTGCAACGGCTGCGGAAGGCGGTGAGCAGGCGGCCCCTGCTGCAGGGGACGAGGAGGAGATGGTGGGACTGACGATATGGAGGCTTCCAGGGGGAGGGTTTGCCGTGGGAAGGTTCTCAGGGAGCAGGAGAGCTGAGGAACAAGAGTTTCCGGTTGTCTACACCGAAATGGATGGCGGATTCAACGACAACGGAGCACCAAGAAGGATCTCGTGGGACTCAAGAGGGAGTAGGTCTAGGGAGAGTGGAAGAATTCGACGGGCTATTCGCAACGTCTTCTCATTCTTTGGGCTGTCGAGATCAACCTCTTCACGGCATGAAAGAGCTTCAGCTTCCAGGAGGCATTCAGAAGTCGGGGCACCAATTTGAATGGCAACACCAATGTGATTGCTTGCTCGGGTATACATACGTATAAGTTTGCAATGAGTGATCTTAGGACATGAAATCGCTGTAAATAGATGGGATTCCCAAACATTGTAGCATTTTCTGATCTGTATGCCTTTAGACTTGAATTGATTTGTTGGAAAGAATCAACTGGTTCTTTGCGATAGATGATACATGTTCTTATTATTTTTGAAAGCTCAATGCTTCTAATGATTATTCCAGCCTTTATTTATTTACAAAAGGCTTCACAATTTTCATCTTTTTGTAGCAAACTAAATGACTGAAATGAGTGCTTGTTTTCTTCTTTCAATCTTTATCAATTTTCGATCCAAATCGATGCCCTTTTGGATGTCCTCAAATAGTATCAAATGTCAGATTATGCAGACTTGGTATCAGTTTAATAACAGTTTTGCCTTCAATTTGATGTCATTCATGAATCCTCTATTCACATCATATTGCTTTATGTTTTGCAAGAAATCTTGAATGATTTCAGTTAAAGGTTGCATATCTTTCATTCACAGATAGCTTTGAATATTTTCATTTCATCCTCAAGTTTGTGATAAGCAACTGGAATGTTCATTGGATCAGTTGTAGATTTATGGCCTTTATAACATCTATTTCTTCTTTGGCTCCTACACCGTCTTCAGTTAATTCtagtttttcaagaaaaaaaagcaTGAGATGGTTTTCTGGCCTCATTGAAACTGATGGGAATTTGCTTTTGGTTATGCTGTTGGATAAAATCTCCAGATTTTGAAGTTCATATTGGCTCAGATCTTTTTCTAAAATCCATCATCAGACTCTTTTGTTGCAATGACAGAATTTTAGCCCATTGtacaatttaaaatatttttcacaataaATGAAGAATATGTCAT comes from the Musa acuminata AAA Group cultivar baxijiao chromosome BXJ2-8, Cavendish_Baxijiao_AAA, whole genome shotgun sequence genome and includes:
- the LOC103995455 gene encoding E3 ubiquitin-protein ligase RDUF1, whose protein sequence is MPSSMSTASSYWCYRCSRLVRVWPQHAIVCPDCDGGFLEEVGDSPPRVASESRRSRLYSTAAARPRQPSEPSFRPNRRASSRRSPFNPVVVLRDPSDGGRDEDRSTTTSFELYYDDSTASGLRPLPESISDFLLSSGFDSLLEQFAHIEINGIAHGRGREHPPASKVAIESMPTIEIMDGHIEKGCRCAVCTDAFELGTEAREMPCKHIYHQDCILPWLSLHNSCPVCRHEMPTDVQGQGATAAEGGEQAAPAAGDEEEMVGLTIWRLPGGGFAVGRFSGSRRAEEQEFPVVYTEMDGGFNDNGAPRRISWDSRGSRSRESGRIRRAIRNVFSFFGLSRSTSSRHERASASRRHSEVGAPI